A genomic window from Pecten maximus chromosome 6, xPecMax1.1, whole genome shotgun sequence includes:
- the LOC117328950 gene encoding gem-associated protein 8-like has product MAWFNRHNSVTKNLTQPHSTRGYHLGGHLPVSSMPWAGAAPSYKWPNSGFTPRENPYHIGARHRGKNRRRGSGRGRGNRSLQHHGCVRNTNSGQVSTEDKGSTSQEKKQASDSESEVFEMEITDDMVEFFAKSEQHKKERDAQKTHKEQEENRLDLEGAKATKRAPTTAAPHERPGVRRTQEMLVLYGKGAAMVHGMETAMQMSYDRNMDILQPKYWPNMPLKITFS; this is encoded by the exons atgGCTTGGTTCAACAGACATAACAGTGTCACAAAAAACTTAACCCAACCTCACAGCACAAGGGGTTATCATCTTGGAGGGCACCTCCCTGTGAGTAGCATGCCTTGGGCAGGGGCTGCACCCTCCTACAAATGGCCAAATTCTGGCTTCACTCCCCGAGAAAATCCATACCACATAGGAGCAAGGCATAGAGGTAAGAATAGACGAAGAGGAAGTGGGAGAGGGCGGGGCAATAGGAGTCTTCAACACCATGGCTGTGTAAGAAATACCAATAGTGGACAAGTCTCAACGGAGGACAAAGGTTCGACAAGTCAGGAAAAAAAACAGGCATCAGACAGTGAAAGTGAAGTGTTTGAAATGGAAATTACGGATGACATGGTGGAATTTTTTGCAAAATCTGAACAACACAAGAAGGAAAGAG ATGCACAGAAAACCCATAAAGAACAAGAAGAAAACAGACTTGATTTGGAAGGAG CCAAAGCTACAAAGCGAGCCCCAACAACTGCTGCACCACATGAGCGACCTGGTGTAAGACGGACACAGGAGATGCTTGTGTTGTATGGAAAGGGAGCAGCAATGGTACACGGTATGGAGACAGCCATGCAAATGTCCTACGACCGCAACATGGACATACTACAGCCAAAATACTGGCCAAATATGCCTCTAAAGATCACTTTTAGTTGA
- the LOC117328948 gene encoding transmembrane protein C17orf113-like: MSSFVFATSEAVLKIKQTLFLSSFCFNMSKKRTSGDSQTNTYSIGKYFKRPSTVSSHDRNNEANVVESMDQSESQPSLTQVRNVTEKITPKELKFQDKWKSLHSWLKHDEKENVMWCSLCRDCSFSNAMAVGTNNFKTTTIQRHLESADHKRAIFAPLGRQQLDAAVSSVDTKEEKGIVNCLKVVYWMAKESVPLSKYTSLMNLLKELNTPNLDSLNVCNSTYCSYNTACDLLESISSTIDKDVTKQMKASPVLTIMTDESTDIAVHHKLCVTARIVQPLTMKPSTLFLTDMRIESATGRGIFEEIKKHLQGRNIAIKDVTGLGTDGATVTTGRKEGLTGQFLKENPHIINTHCSAHRIALCSEQAAEDIPAMKYYQGILESIFYYFKKSPKRNDDVATVQKLLDDPVLKYREVHQVRWLSFYQALDAVYRTFDSLISFFSTQTDPKAIGIKKKIGQDFFILQTYAMMDILQPIMRLNLFFQKKDVDIGLVQSSVDACLADLIRLRDGTVDKDKPTFTKQAEVDLVDGVFKSHHKVVQSKYSYMSTRQRFIHALVDNITKRFPDKQIMTSFCVLGLRPVTLLTDEDLASWGNESLAVLLDHFGKEKTHTYKVDRVDQVTTSPAIIDAEKAQDEWMKLKQVVKTQGYPRHSISDLWGLIKEYHGEDFPNLLMLASFALAHPVHTSDCERAFSAQNSVTTPLRNRLSGEHCDQLMRVMIGGAALSEFNFKSALKEWRTTKARVIFRK; this comes from the exons ATGTCCAGTTTCGTTTTTGCAACTAGTGAAGCCGTTTTGAAAATAAAGCAGACGCTTTTTTTGAGTTCTTTCTGCTTCAACATGTCCAAGAAAAGAACATCTGGAGATTCCCAAACAAATACTTACTCTATaggtaaatattttaaaagaccTTCAACTGTATCAAGTCACGATCGCAATAATGAGGCAAATGTAGTAGAATCTATGGACCAAAGTGAAAGTCAACCTAGCCTTACTCAAGTCCGAAATGTTACTGAGAAAATTACTCCTAAAGAATTAAAATTCCAAGATAAGTGGAAAAGCCTCCATTCCTGGCTCAAACATGATGAGAAGGAAAATGTGATGTGGTGTTCATTATGTAGGGATTGTTCATTTTCAAATGCAATGGCTGTAGGcacaaataatttcaaaaccaCAACCATCCAGAGACATCTGGAATCTGCAGACCATAAAAGAGCTATTTTTGCCCCCCTTGGTCGTCAACAGTTGGATGCCGCTGTTTCCTCTGTCGATACCAAGGAAGAGAAAGGTATAGTTAACTGTCTTAAAGTTGTTTATTGGATGGCAAAGGAGAGTGTCCCCCTTTCGAAATATACAAGTTTGATGAACTTACTTAAGGAACTTAACACCCCAAACTTGGATTCCTTAAATGTATGTAATAGTACCTACTGTAGCTATAATACTGCATGTGACCTGCTTGAATCCATCAGTTCTACAATCGACAAAGATGTTACAAAACAGATGAAAGCATCCCCAGTTCTGACCATAATGACTGATGAAAGTACAGACATTGCTGTCCATCACAAATTGTGCGTTACAGCCAGAATAGTTCAGCCTCTGACAATGAAGCCATCAACACTTTTCTTGACGGACATGAGGATAGAGTCTGCGACAGGGCGGGGTATTTTTGAAGAAATAAAGAAGCACCTCCAGGGCAGAAATATTGCCATCAAAGATGTCACAG GCCTGGGCACAGATGGCGCCACTGTTACGACTGGCAGAAAGGAAGGCCTGACTGGACAGTTTTTGAAGGAAAACCCCCATATTATCAACACACACTGCTCAGCCCACAGGATCGCTTTGTGTTCCGAACAAGCTGCTGAGGATATTCCGG CCATGAAGTATTATCAGGGCATCCTGGAGTCCATCTTCTACTACTTTAAAAAGTCGCCAAAACGAAATGATGATGTGGCCACAGTCCAGAAGTTACTTGACGATCCTGTCCTTAAATACAGAGAGGTCCATCAGGTGCGATGGCTTAGCTTCTACCAGGCCTTGGATGCAGTGTACCGCACATTTGACTCCCTGATATCCTTCTTCAGTACCCAGACAGATCCCAAGGCCATTGGCATCAAAAAGAAGATCGGACAGGACTTTTTCATCCTACAGACATATGCCATGATGGACATTCTTCAGCCGATCATGAGACTGAACCTTTTCTTCCAAAAGAAAGATGTAGACATTGGTCTTGTTCAG TCATCTGTGGATGCATGTTTGGCTGACTTGATCAGGCTGAGGGATGGGACTGTAGACAAGGACAAGCCTACATTCACCAAGCAGGCAGAGGTAGACCTGGTAGATGGGGTATTTAAGAGTCACCACAAGGTTGTGCAGTCCAAGTATTCCTATATGTCAACACGACAACGCTTCATCCATGCATTGGTGGACAACATCACTAAAAG ATTTCCTGATAAGCAGATTATGACCAGCTTTTGTGTGCTTGGTTTGAGGCCAGTTACACTCCTTACAGATGAAGACCTTGCTTCATGGGGAAACGAGTCTCTTGCTGTCCTTCTCGACCACTTTGGGAAAGAAAAAACACACACTTACAAGGTTGACCGTGTTGATCAGGTGACTACTTCGCCTGCCATCATTGATGCAGAGAAGGCACAGGATGAATGGATGAAA CTGAAGCAAGTTGTAAAGACACAAGGCTACCCCAGGCACTCCATCTCTGACTTGTGGGGGCTGATAAAGGAATACCATGGTGAAGACTTTCCAAACCTGTTGATGCTGGCCTCTTTTGCATTGGCGCACCCTGTCCACACCAGTGACTGTGAGCGGGCATTCTCAGCCCAAAATTCTGTTACAACTCCCCTCAGAAACAGGCTGTCAGGGGAGCACTGTGACCAGCTGATGAGAGTCATGATTGGTGGGGCTGCACTTTCCGAGTTCAACTTCAAATCAGCTCTAAAGGAGTGGCGCACAACTAAAGCTAGggttatttttagaaaataa